From the Paramagnetospirillum magnetotacticum MS-1 genome, one window contains:
- a CDS encoding branched-chain amino acid ABC transporter substrate-binding protein has product MSRIGFKGITLVAALLAAGTARADITIGVAGPLSGSEAAFGEQFKRGAMKAMEDINTKGGVLGQKLALSLGDDACDPKQAVAVANEMAAKKVPFVVGHFCSGSSIPASEVYAETGILQISPASTNPKFTERGLPNVFRTCGRDDQQGVIAAEYIAAHMKDKVVAVVHDKSAYGKGLADQTRDALAKAGIKTALYEAVSAGEKDYSALVTKLKAAKVDLLYFGGYKTEAGLIVRQLRDQGMATRLMGGDALVTEEYWAITGTAGEGTMMTFSPDPRKNPANADLVKYYRAQKYEPEAYTLYTYGTIQAWVQAAEKAKSTEWKKVAAVLRAEKFDTAIGKIGFDAKGDVAAPGYVMYVWKGGKYDYAD; this is encoded by the coding sequence ATGAGCAGGATCGGGTTTAAGGGCATCACCTTGGTGGCGGCGCTGCTGGCGGCCGGAACGGCGCGGGCCGACATCACCATCGGCGTGGCCGGACCGCTGTCGGGCAGCGAGGCGGCCTTCGGCGAGCAGTTCAAGCGCGGCGCCATGAAGGCCATGGAGGACATCAACACCAAGGGCGGCGTCTTGGGCCAGAAACTGGCGCTCAGCCTGGGCGATGATGCCTGCGACCCCAAGCAGGCGGTGGCGGTGGCCAATGAAATGGCCGCCAAGAAGGTTCCCTTCGTGGTCGGGCATTTCTGCTCGGGCTCGTCCATCCCCGCATCCGAGGTCTATGCCGAGACTGGCATCTTGCAAATCTCGCCCGCCTCCACAAACCCCAAGTTCACTGAGCGCGGCCTGCCCAACGTCTTCCGCACCTGCGGCCGCGACGACCAGCAAGGCGTCATCGCCGCCGAATACATCGCCGCCCATATGAAGGACAAGGTGGTGGCCGTGGTCCACGACAAATCCGCCTACGGCAAGGGCCTGGCCGACCAGACTCGCGATGCTCTGGCCAAGGCCGGAATCAAGACCGCGCTGTACGAGGCGGTCTCGGCGGGTGAAAAGGACTATTCCGCCCTGGTGACCAAGCTGAAGGCGGCCAAGGTCGATCTGCTCTATTTCGGCGGCTACAAGACCGAAGCCGGTCTGATCGTCCGCCAATTGCGCGATCAGGGCATGGCCACCCGGCTGATGGGCGGCGACGCCCTGGTGACCGAGGAATACTGGGCCATCACCGGCACCGCGGGCGAGGGCACCATGATGACTTTCAGCCCCGACCCGCGCAAAAACCCCGCCAACGCCGATCTGGTCAAATACTACCGCGCCCAGAAATACGAGCCGGAGGCCTATACGCTGTACACCTACGGCACCATTCAGGCCTGGGTCCAGGCAGCCGAGAAGGCCAAGTCCACCGAGTGGAAGAAGGTCGCCGCCGTGCTTCGCGCCGAAAAGTTCGACACCGCCATCGGCAAGATCGGCTTCGATGCCAAGGGTGACGTCGCCGCTCCCGGATACGTCATGTATGTTTGGAAGGGCGGCAAATACGATTACGCAGATTGA
- a CDS encoding four-helix bundle copper-binding protein has product MPLSDTIDACDLAHRACTESVIHGMQQGGHSAEWELIQLLLDCADINETAADFMLRSSRLHHLICQVTAEINDKCASACEKLSKEDVRLKECAEACRRAATACRKTVKN; this is encoded by the coding sequence ATGCCTTTGTCCGATACCATCGACGCCTGTGATCTGGCCCACCGGGCCTGTACCGAATCCGTCATCCACGGCATGCAGCAAGGCGGACATTCCGCCGAGTGGGAACTGATCCAGTTGCTGCTCGACTGCGCCGACATCAACGAGACCGCCGCCGACTTCATGCTGCGTTCGTCGCGCCTGCACCATCTCATCTGTCAGGTGACGGCCGAGATCAACGACAAATGCGCCAGCGCCTGTGAGAAGCTGTCCAAGGAGGATGTGCGCCTCAAGGAATGCGCCGAGGCCTGCCGCCGCGCCGCCACGGCCTGCCGCAAGACCGTCAAGAACTAG
- a CDS encoding MFS transporter, whose product MNPERTSWPAILMAVGAGVAAAFQVGKAPIALPFIRAEMGLDLSQAAWILSIFAVMGAGVGAGMGTMVTRLGSRRLLPVGLFILALGSLAGGVLPGFPGLLAARVVEGIGYMLVVIAAPALITLLSTPAQRQMAFGLWGAFMPFGMAVSMTAAPALPLLGWRGLWLGMAGLLVAYGLLVHYRMPRPPRPPRPLESHVLRDVADTLKAPGPLLLAATFIPYSATYAALTGFLPTLLIERMGVTPGTAGLMAAGVAGVNIIGNVATGPALRLGLPRRKVMAAAFAVMMVGCLGIFPSETPPSLAYGLCLLVSACAGLLPGCILGSASIYAPRLTLVPVTLGLFMQGSNWGQLLGPVVVGAAVSAHGWPAASLVLGTATLGGVILALALRRAGKEP is encoded by the coding sequence ATGAATCCCGAAAGGACGTCCTGGCCCGCCATCCTGATGGCGGTGGGAGCGGGCGTCGCCGCCGCGTTCCAAGTGGGCAAGGCCCCCATCGCCCTGCCCTTCATCCGGGCCGAGATGGGCCTCGACCTGTCCCAGGCCGCCTGGATCTTGTCCATCTTCGCCGTGATGGGCGCTGGCGTGGGTGCGGGCATGGGCACCATGGTCACCCGTCTGGGCTCGCGCCGTTTGCTGCCGGTGGGGCTGTTCATCCTGGCGCTGGGCAGTCTGGCGGGCGGCGTTCTTCCCGGTTTTCCCGGCCTGCTGGCGGCCCGTGTGGTGGAAGGGATCGGCTATATGCTGGTGGTCATCGCCGCACCGGCGCTGATCACCTTGCTGTCCACCCCCGCCCAGCGTCAGATGGCCTTTGGCCTGTGGGGCGCCTTCATGCCCTTCGGCATGGCGGTGTCCATGACCGCCGCCCCCGCCCTGCCGCTGCTGGGCTGGCGCGGATTGTGGCTGGGCATGGCGGGGCTGCTGGTTGCCTACGGCCTGCTGGTGCATTACCGCATGCCCCGGCCGCCGAGGCCGCCGCGCCCCCTGGAAAGCCACGTGCTGCGCGACGTGGCCGATACGCTGAAAGCGCCGGGGCCGCTTTTGCTGGCCGCCACCTTCATTCCCTATTCCGCCACCTATGCGGCGCTGACCGGTTTTCTGCCCACCTTGCTGATCGAGCGCATGGGCGTCACCCCCGGCACCGCCGGACTGATGGCCGCCGGTGTCGCAGGCGTCAACATCATCGGCAATGTGGCCACCGGCCCGGCGCTTCGCTTAGGCCTTCCCCGGCGCAAGGTCATGGCCGCCGCTTTCGCGGTGATGATGGTGGGCTGTCTGGGCATTTTCCCGTCCGAGACGCCACCCAGTCTGGCCTATGGATTGTGCCTGCTGGTCAGCGCCTGCGCCGGTCTGCTGCCCGGCTGCATCCTGGGCTCGGCCTCAATCTATGCGCCACGCCTTACCCTGGTGCCCGTGACCCTGGGCCTGTTCATGCAGGGCAGCAATTGGGGGCAGTTGCTGGGCCCCGTGGTGGTGGGCGCCGCCGTCTCGGCCCATGGCTGGCCCGCCGCTTCCCTGGTGCTGGGCACCGCCACCCTGGGCGGCGTCATCCTGGCACTGGCCTTGCGCCGGGCGGGCAAGGAACCTTAA
- a CDS encoding FAD-binding oxidoreductase: protein MPLPDDLLAHLSARFGERFSTALPVREQHGKDESHFPACPPEAVVFAQSTEEVADAVKACAGSGVPVIAFGTGTSLEGHVAALQGGVCIDVTGMNRVLEVRAEDLDVSVQPGVTRKQLNEYLRDTGLFFPIDPGADASLGGMAATRASGTNAVRYGTMRENVLSLQVVLPDGRVIRTAGRARKSSAGYDLTRLFVGSEGTLGIITELTLRLHGIPEAISAAVCPFPSIEAAVNTVILTIQSGVPVARIEFLDKVMVGAVNRYSKTSHQEAPTLFFEFHGSPASVREQAEKVEAIAAEFGAEGFQWATGTEERTKLWAARHNAYYAGVALRPGCRAWTTDACVPISRLAECLLETEEDLKTTSLISAIVGHVGDGNFHVMLLVDPASPEEAAEAERINHRIVRRALAMDGTCTGEHGVGHGKMAFLEEEYGEALDVMRAVKRAIDPAGIMNPGKIVIP, encoded by the coding sequence ATGCCGCTTCCCGACGACCTCCTTGCCCATTTGTCCGCCCGCTTTGGCGAGCGCTTTTCCACCGCCCTGCCCGTGCGCGAGCAGCACGGCAAGGACGAATCCCACTTCCCCGCCTGCCCGCCCGAGGCGGTGGTCTTCGCCCAAAGCACCGAGGAGGTGGCGGATGCGGTCAAGGCCTGCGCTGGCAGTGGCGTTCCGGTCATCGCCTTCGGCACCGGCACCTCGCTGGAAGGCCATGTGGCGGCGCTTCAAGGTGGAGTCTGCATCGACGTCACCGGCATGAACCGCGTGCTGGAGGTGAGGGCGGAGGATCTGGACGTCTCGGTCCAGCCCGGCGTCACCCGCAAGCAGTTGAACGAATATCTGCGCGATACCGGCCTTTTCTTCCCCATCGATCCCGGCGCCGACGCCTCCTTAGGCGGTATGGCGGCCACGAGGGCGTCGGGCACCAATGCGGTGCGCTACGGCACCATGCGCGAGAATGTGCTGTCGCTGCAGGTGGTTCTGCCCGACGGCCGGGTGATCCGCACCGCGGGCCGGGCGCGCAAATCCTCGGCCGGTTATGACCTCACCCGGCTGTTCGTGGGCTCGGAGGGCACATTGGGCATCATCACCGAGCTGACGCTGCGCCTGCACGGCATCCCCGAGGCCATCTCGGCGGCGGTCTGCCCCTTCCCCTCCATCGAAGCGGCGGTCAACACGGTGATCCTGACCATCCAGTCGGGTGTGCCGGTGGCGCGCATCGAGTTCCTGGACAAGGTGATGGTGGGCGCCGTCAACCGCTATTCCAAAACCAGTCACCAAGAGGCTCCCACCTTGTTCTTCGAGTTCCACGGCAGCCCGGCTTCGGTGCGCGAACAGGCGGAAAAGGTCGAGGCCATCGCCGCCGAGTTCGGGGCCGAAGGCTTCCAATGGGCCACCGGGACCGAGGAGCGCACCAAGCTGTGGGCGGCGCGCCACAACGCCTATTACGCCGGTGTGGCGCTTCGTCCCGGCTGCCGCGCCTGGACCACCGATGCCTGCGTCCCCATTTCGCGTCTGGCCGAATGTCTGCTGGAGACCGAGGAGGACTTAAAGACCACCTCGCTGATTTCGGCCATCGTCGGCCATGTGGGCGACGGCAATTTCCACGTCATGCTGCTGGTCGACCCGGCCAGCCCCGAGGAAGCCGCCGAGGCCGAGCGCATCAACCACCGCATCGTGCGGCGCGCCCTGGCCATGGACGGCACCTGCACCGGCGAACACGGCGTAGGCCATGGCAAGATGGCCTTTTTGGAAGAGGAATACGGCGAGGCCCTGGACGTGATGCGCGCGGTCAAGCGGGCCATCGATCCCGCCGGGATCATGAATCCCGGCAAGATCGTCATCCCTTAG
- the arsA gene encoding arsenical pump-driving ATPase: protein MLLAQIRVLLMALPSVDTRILFFTGKGGVGKTSLSCATGLALAEAGKTVLIVSTDPASNLDEVLGAALTQVPTAIPGAPGLFALNIDPEAAAHDYKERMVGPYRGILPAAAIVAMEEQFSGACTVEIAAFDEFAKLLGDPAATAQFDHVIFDTAPTGHTLRLLTLPSAWTEFIASSTGGASCLGPLAGLEKQKALYAATVAQLADPKATTLVLVSRPEHSALREAERTRGELAELGVSNLRLALNGVFTAAKPGDAIADAMTARGRHALAGMPSGLAGLPRTDTLFLPRGTVGLDSLRAMAAGRLTSPPAYEPMPKIALPGGLEALVAEIADGGHGVVMTMGKGGVGKTSVAAAIAIILARQGHQVTLSTTDPAAHVQDAVEGKVRGLTVTRIDPEWEVARYRDEVLAKAGGDLDMAGRAMLEEDLRSPCTEEIAVFRAFSRTVDEGKDRFVILDTAPTGHTILLLDAAEAYHREVLRTQAEMPDAVRSLLPRLRDPVFTKTIIVTLAEATPVHEAERLQADLARAGITPFAWVINQSLLASGTTDPLLAQRGKYEVPFIERVTGTLSTRTALIPWMEDGVAKG from the coding sequence GTGCTGCTCGCCCAAATCCGGGTGTTGCTGATGGCCCTGCCATCGGTGGACACCCGCATCCTGTTCTTCACCGGCAAGGGCGGCGTGGGCAAGACCTCGCTGTCTTGCGCCACCGGCCTCGCCCTGGCCGAGGCGGGCAAGACGGTCCTGATCGTCAGCACCGACCCGGCGTCGAACCTGGACGAGGTGCTGGGAGCGGCGCTGACCCAGGTTCCGACCGCCATTCCCGGTGCGCCCGGACTGTTCGCCCTCAACATCGACCCCGAAGCCGCCGCGCATGATTACAAGGAGCGGATGGTCGGCCCCTATCGCGGGATTCTGCCCGCCGCCGCCATCGTGGCCATGGAGGAGCAGTTCTCCGGCGCCTGCACGGTGGAGATCGCCGCCTTCGATGAATTCGCCAAACTGCTGGGCGATCCGGCGGCTACCGCCCAGTTCGATCATGTCATCTTCGACACCGCGCCCACCGGTCATACTCTGCGTCTGCTGACCCTGCCGTCCGCCTGGACCGAGTTCATCGCGTCGTCCACCGGCGGGGCCTCCTGCCTTGGGCCACTGGCCGGGCTGGAGAAGCAAAAGGCGCTGTATGCCGCCACCGTCGCTCAACTGGCCGATCCAAAGGCCACCACACTGGTCCTGGTCAGCCGCCCGGAGCATTCGGCCCTGCGCGAGGCCGAACGGACCCGTGGCGAACTGGCCGAACTGGGTGTCAGCAATCTGCGCCTTGCGCTCAACGGCGTCTTCACCGCGGCCAAGCCGGGGGACGCCATCGCCGATGCCATGACGGCGCGCGGTCGTCACGCCCTGGCGGGGATGCCCTCGGGATTGGCCGGGTTGCCCCGTACCGACACGCTATTTCTGCCCAGGGGAACGGTAGGGCTCGATTCGCTTCGGGCCATGGCCGCCGGCAGGCTGACCAGCCCCCCGGCCTACGAGCCCATGCCCAAGATCGCCCTGCCCGGTGGGCTGGAGGCCCTGGTGGCCGAGATCGCCGACGGCGGTCATGGCGTGGTCATGACCATGGGCAAGGGTGGTGTGGGCAAGACCAGTGTTGCCGCCGCCATTGCCATCATTCTGGCGCGCCAGGGCCATCAGGTGACCTTGTCGACCACCGATCCCGCCGCCCATGTTCAAGATGCGGTCGAGGGCAAGGTTCGCGGTCTGACGGTGACCCGCATCGATCCGGAATGGGAAGTGGCCCGTTACCGCGATGAGGTCCTGGCCAAGGCGGGTGGCGATCTCGATATGGCGGGCCGCGCCATGCTGGAAGAGGATCTGCGCTCGCCCTGCACCGAAGAAATCGCGGTGTTCCGCGCCTTTTCCCGCACCGTGGACGAGGGCAAGGACCGCTTCGTCATCCTGGATACGGCGCCCACCGGGCACACCATCTTGCTGCTGGACGCCGCCGAGGCTTATCACCGCGAAGTTCTGCGCACCCAGGCCGAGATGCCCGACGCGGTGCGCTCGCTGCTGCCCCGCCTGCGCGATCCGGTCTTTACCAAGACCATCATCGTCACTCTGGCCGAGGCCACGCCGGTGCACGAGGCAGAGCGGCTTCAGGCCGATCTGGCCCGCGCGGGCATCACGCCCTTTGCCTGGGTGATCAATCAGAGTCTGTTGGCCAGTGGCACCACCGATCCGCTTTTGGCTCAGCGCGGAAAATACGAGGTTCCGTTCATCGAGCGGGTGACCGGAACCTTGTCCACACGGACGGCCTTGATCCCCTGGATGGAAGATGGGGTGGCTAAGGGATGA
- the arsD gene encoding arsenite efflux transporter metallochaperone ArsD: protein MTKLEVYDPAMCCSTGVCGPEVDPALVTFAADLKWVAEQGVTVQRYNLGTEPQAFAANPLVLKEMEAGMDRLPIIAVDGHIVSTGVHLSRDQLAAKLGLTPKPRLTVKADGSSCCSPKSGCC from the coding sequence ATGACAAAGCTCGAAGTCTATGACCCCGCCATGTGCTGCTCCACCGGTGTGTGCGGTCCCGAGGTCGATCCGGCCCTGGTGACTTTCGCCGCCGATCTGAAATGGGTGGCCGAGCAGGGCGTCACCGTCCAGCGCTACAACCTGGGCACCGAGCCCCAGGCCTTTGCCGCCAATCCATTGGTGCTCAAGGAGATGGAGGCGGGCATGGATCGGCTGCCGATCATTGCGGTGGACGGTCACATCGTCTCGACCGGTGTTCACCTGTCGCGCGACCAGTTGGCGGCCAAGCTTGGCTTGACCCCTAAGCCCCGCCTCACGGTCAAGGCCGACGGCTCCTCGTGCTGCTCGCCCAAATCCGGGTGTTGCTGA
- the arsC gene encoding arsenate reductase (glutaredoxin) (This arsenate reductase requires both glutathione and glutaredoxin to convert arsenate to arsenite, after which the efflux transporter formed by ArsA and ArsB can extrude the arsenite from the cell, providing resistance.), which translates to MSNQSTITIYHNPACGTSRNTLGLIRNSGEEPRVIEYLQTPPSRDELVALIGRMGIAPRDLLRKKGTPYADLGLDDAALGDDQLIDAMMAHPILINRPIVVTSLGVKLCRPSEVVLDILPQPQKGAFTKEDGEQVVDAQGKRLL; encoded by the coding sequence ATGAGCAACCAATCCACCATCACCATCTATCACAACCCGGCTTGCGGGACGTCACGCAACACGCTGGGGCTGATCCGCAATTCGGGAGAGGAGCCCCGGGTCATCGAATATCTGCAGACCCCGCCCAGCCGGGACGAACTGGTGGCTCTGATCGGCCGTATGGGCATTGCCCCCCGCGACCTGCTGCGCAAGAAGGGCACGCCCTATGCGGATCTGGGATTGGACGATGCGGCGCTCGGCGATGACCAATTGATCGACGCCATGATGGCCCATCCCATTCTGATCAACCGCCCCATCGTGGTCACGTCCCTGGGTGTCAAGCTCTGCCGCCCGTCCGAGGTGGTCTTGGACATCCTGCCCCAGCCGCAAAAGGGCGCCTTCACCAAGGAAGATGGGGAGCAGGTGGTGGATGCTCAGGGAAAGCGCCTTTTGTAG
- the arsB gene encoding ACR3 family arsenite efflux transporter, translating to MNLFERFLTLWVGLCIVAGVALGHWLPGPFQAIGRMEVAQVNLPVAVLIWLMIIPMLLKIDFGALHQVREHWKGIGVTLFINWGVKPFSMALLGWIFVSHLFKPYLPADQIDSYIAGLILLAAAPCTAMVFVWSNLTNGEPHFTLSQVAVNDLIMVFAFAPMVGLLLGLSSITVPWDTLLLSVVLYIVVPVIVAQLWRKALLARGPQALAGTLAMLGPLSLVALLSTLVLLFGFQGEQIIKQPLVIAMLAVPITIQVYFNSGLAYLLNKKLGVAHCVAGPSALIGASNFFELAVAAAISLFGFQSGAALATVVGVLIEVPVMLSVVKLVNASKGWYESKVS from the coding sequence ATGAACCTGTTCGAGCGCTTTCTGACCCTGTGGGTGGGGCTGTGCATCGTAGCTGGCGTGGCCCTGGGCCATTGGCTGCCCGGCCCCTTCCAGGCCATCGGGCGAATGGAAGTGGCCCAGGTCAATCTGCCAGTGGCGGTGCTGATCTGGCTGATGATCATTCCCATGCTGCTCAAGATCGACTTCGGGGCGCTGCATCAGGTGCGTGAGCATTGGAAGGGCATCGGCGTGACGCTCTTCATCAATTGGGGCGTCAAGCCGTTCTCCATGGCGCTGCTGGGCTGGATTTTCGTCAGCCATCTGTTCAAGCCCTATCTGCCCGCCGATCAGATTGATTCCTATATCGCCGGGCTGATCCTGCTGGCCGCCGCGCCTTGCACCGCCATGGTGTTCGTCTGGTCCAACCTGACCAATGGCGAGCCCCATTTCACCCTGTCACAGGTGGCGGTCAATGATCTGATCATGGTCTTCGCCTTCGCTCCCATGGTCGGGCTGTTGCTGGGCCTGTCCTCCATCACCGTGCCGTGGGACACATTGCTGCTGTCGGTGGTGCTCTACATCGTGGTGCCGGTGATCGTGGCACAACTCTGGCGCAAGGCCCTGCTGGCCCGAGGGCCGCAAGCCCTCGCCGGGACCCTGGCGATGCTGGGGCCGCTGTCCCTGGTGGCGCTGCTCTCCACCCTGGTGCTGCTGTTCGGCTTCCAGGGCGAGCAGATCATTAAGCAGCCCCTGGTCATCGCCATGCTGGCGGTGCCCATCACCATCCAGGTCTATTTCAATTCCGGGCTGGCCTATCTCTTGAACAAGAAGCTGGGTGTCGCCCATTGCGTTGCCGGGCCGTCGGCCCTGATCGGAGCCTCCAACTTCTTCGAACTGGCCGTGGCCGCCGCCATCAGTTTGTTCGGCTTTCAGTCGGGTGCGGCGCTCGCCACCGTGGTCGGCGTGCTGATCGAGGTGCCGGTGATGCTGTCGGTGGTCAAACTCGTCAATGCCAGCAAGGGCTGGTACGAATCCAAGGTGTCATGA
- a CDS encoding arsenate reductase ArsC produces MADSVTNVLVLCTGNSARSVLGEALINHLGGGKWRAFSAGSNPTGKVNPLSLEVLAEKGLPTEGYRSKSWDEFAAAGAPVMDLVITVCDNAAGEVCPIWPGHPSKVHMGFPDPAAVEGSQEERLAEFRKVYAMIEAKVRRLIELGPDRAGEV; encoded by the coding sequence ATGGCCGATTCCGTGACCAATGTCCTCGTGCTGTGTACCGGCAATTCCGCCCGCTCTGTTCTGGGCGAGGCCCTGATCAACCATTTGGGGGGTGGGAAGTGGCGGGCTTTTAGCGCTGGCTCCAATCCCACCGGCAAGGTCAATCCCCTGTCGCTGGAGGTGCTGGCCGAGAAGGGCCTGCCGACCGAGGGCTACCGTTCCAAGTCCTGGGACGAGTTCGCTGCGGCTGGCGCGCCGGTCATGGATCTGGTGATCACCGTTTGCGACAACGCCGCTGGTGAAGTCTGCCCCATCTGGCCGGGCCACCCGTCCAAGGTGCACATGGGGTTTCCCGATCCGGCGGCGGTCGAGGGCAGCCAAGAGGAGAGGCTGGCCGAGTTCCGCAAGGTCTATGCCATGATCGAGGCCAAGGTTCGGCGCCTGATTGAATTGGGCCCGGATCGGGCGGGAGAGGTGTGA
- a CDS encoding arsenate reductase ArsC, with protein sequence MSQKTFNVLFLCTGNSARSIMAEAILNREGGTKFKAFSAGSQPKGHIDPTVLNLLKKLNFPTDAFRSKSWEEFAGPGAPELDFVFTVCDNAAGEVCPVWPGQPMTAHWGVPDPVACEGSVTEKAALTADVMRMLNNRISIFSALPIQSLDRLSLQKHLDEIGKSRT encoded by the coding sequence ATGAGCCAGAAGACCTTCAATGTGCTGTTCCTGTGCACCGGCAATTCGGCGCGCAGCATCATGGCCGAAGCCATCCTCAACCGGGAAGGCGGCACCAAGTTCAAGGCGTTCAGCGCCGGTAGCCAGCCCAAGGGACACATCGACCCGACGGTTCTCAATCTGCTGAAGAAGCTGAACTTTCCCACCGATGCCTTCCGGTCCAAGTCGTGGGAGGAGTTCGCCGGGCCGGGCGCGCCCGAGCTGGATTTCGTCTTTACCGTCTGCGACAACGCCGCTGGCGAAGTCTGCCCCGTCTGGCCGGGCCAGCCCATGACTGCCCATTGGGGAGTTCCCGACCCCGTGGCCTGCGAGGGTAGCGTTACCGAGAAGGCGGCGCTGACCGCCGACGTGATGCGCATGCTGAATAACCGTATCAGCATCTTTTCCGCCCTGCCGATCCAATCCCTCGACCGTCTCTCGTTGCAGAAGCACCTGGACGAGATCGGCAAGAGCCGCACCTGA
- a CDS encoding ArsR/SmtB family transcription factor, producing the protein MLETFETVAKAVADPSRVRILKLLERGELCVCQITTVLELAPATISKHLAALKTAGLLQQRRDGKWVYYRLAERDFNPYARSFLDLVRSSLEDDPTTAEDRRVLEEVNAVPVQVLCDQGRAALVSNARAQSTCCGGSP; encoded by the coding sequence ATGCTCGAGACATTCGAAACCGTCGCCAAAGCCGTCGCCGATCCCAGCCGGGTCCGTATCCTGAAGCTGCTGGAAAGGGGCGAGCTTTGCGTTTGCCAGATCACCACGGTGCTGGAGCTTGCGCCCGCCACCATTTCCAAGCATCTGGCGGCGCTAAAGACCGCCGGACTGCTTCAGCAGCGCCGGGACGGCAAGTGGGTCTACTATCGCTTGGCCGAACGCGACTTCAACCCTTATGCCCGTTCCTTCCTCGATCTGGTCCGGTCGTCCTTGGAGGATGACCCCACCACGGCCGAGGACCGGCGGGTTCTGGAGGAGGTCAACGCAGTTCCGGTCCAGGTCCTATGCGACCAGGGACGGGCGGCGCTGGTTTCGAATGCTCGGGCGCAATCCACCTGCTGTGGGGGATCACCATGA
- a CDS encoding DUF2189 domain-containing protein, producing the protein MISMAVHSLHPDVRLVTPAQASEWLNAGWRDVWRNPLLSLGFGALYAGIGLTLFVVLNALGMGSLLFAMAAGFMLVGPLAAVFLYEISRRTETGEPISLGLVLGGVKSRLDQIGNMGLVLSILLMAWLLAGLVVFALFYPPGMPLPLGNFIEDVVLRPESFRFLMVGTLVGGALAVIAFSISVFAMPMLLDRDVGVMEAMEFSVYAVRVNWRTMIGWAATIAVVTFFGMATAFVGMIVALPVVAHASWHAYRDVMGRH; encoded by the coding sequence ATGATTTCCATGGCCGTCCATTCCCTTCATCCCGATGTCCGGCTGGTCACGCCAGCCCAGGCTTCCGAGTGGCTCAACGCGGGTTGGCGCGACGTCTGGCGCAATCCATTGCTCAGTCTAGGCTTTGGAGCGCTTTATGCCGGAATCGGCCTGACGCTCTTCGTGGTGCTCAACGCGCTCGGCATGGGGTCCTTGCTGTTCGCCATGGCGGCCGGTTTCATGCTGGTCGGCCCGCTGGCGGCGGTCTTCCTCTACGAGATCAGCCGCCGCACCGAAACGGGCGAGCCCATCAGCCTCGGTCTGGTGTTGGGTGGCGTCAAATCCCGCCTGGACCAGATCGGCAATATGGGTCTGGTCCTGTCCATCTTGTTGATGGCCTGGCTCTTGGCCGGGCTGGTGGTCTTCGCCCTGTTCTACCCGCCGGGCATGCCCTTGCCGCTGGGCAATTTCATCGAGGATGTGGTGCTGCGTCCCGAATCCTTCCGCTTCCTGATGGTGGGAACCCTGGTGGGCGGCGCGCTGGCGGTGATCGCGTTTTCCATCAGTGTCTTCGCCATGCCCATGTTGCTCGATCGCGATGTGGGCGTCATGGAAGCCATGGAGTTCAGCGTCTATGCCGTGCGGGTCAATTGGCGCACCATGATCGGCTGGGCCGCCACCATCGCCGTGGTGACCTTCTTTGGCATGGCCACCGCCTTCGTCGGCATGATCGTGGCATTGCCCGTGGTGGCCCATGCCAGCTGGCATGCCTATCGCGATGTCATGGGAAGGCATTGA
- a CDS encoding MarR family winged helix-turn-helix transcriptional regulator encodes MATTRTRKTASGKTSAKGLPAPPSPLSGMELDILDDIVGYRLRRAQVVVYQDYVRTVGSLDIRPSQFAAMTIIGANPGLSQTTLAATMGIDRSGAVILIDALEGKGLASRVPSPVDRRTYAIMLTEAGQKTLAELKRLVAEHDLRITSKLSDAERAVLRDLLHRLYTP; translated from the coding sequence TTGGCGACCACGCGAACCAGAAAGACCGCATCCGGCAAGACGTCGGCCAAGGGTCTGCCTGCGCCGCCTTCGCCCCTGTCGGGCATGGAACTGGACATTCTAGACGACATCGTCGGCTATCGCCTGCGCCGCGCCCAGGTGGTGGTCTATCAGGATTACGTCCGGACCGTGGGTTCGCTGGATATCCGGCCCTCCCAGTTCGCCGCCATGACCATCATCGGCGCCAATCCCGGCCTGTCCCAGACCACGCTGGCCGCCACCATGGGCATCGACCGCTCGGGCGCGGTGATTCTCATCGACGCCCTGGAAGGCAAGGGACTGGCCAGCCGCGTCCCCTCGCCCGTGGATCGCCGCACCTATGCCATCATGCTGACCGAGGCCGGGCAAAAGACCCTGGCCGAGTTGAAGCGTCTGGTGGCCGAGCATGATCTGCGCATCACATCCAAGCTGTCCGATGCCGAGCGGGCGGTTCTGCGCGACCTGCTGCACCGCCTCTACACCCCCTAA